Proteins encoded in a region of the Zea mays cultivar B73 chromosome 4, Zm-B73-REFERENCE-NAM-5.0, whole genome shotgun sequence genome:
- the LOC100381469 gene encoding uncharacterized protein LOC100381469, which produces MLVPAELSLSLVPSLRALVLARCCARSPLPARVRPQLLTMELRPGGLFFPAAGRSFLCACPGSRAMASSSTRPCPCFSSLHDLPRLPPQLRLWSSGMSAAAGSPHPASSPVFARRVLILNMGFLCYNIGSPWPGRFVLSVAPAVQIFPSRSNLAIGPPLSSP; this is translated from the coding sequence ATGCTAGTCCCAGCCGAGCTCTCCCTCTCCCTGGTCCCTTCTCTGCGTGCCCTGGTACTCGCTCGCTGCTGCGCTCGCTCTCCCCTGCCTGCTCGAGTTCGCCCCCAGCTCCTGACCATGGAGCTTCGCCCCGGCGGCCTCTTCTTTCCGGCGGCCGGTCGGAGTTTCCTCTGCGCTTGTCCTGGCAGTCGCGCCATGGCCAGCTCCTCTACTCGGCCTTGTCCTTGTTTTTCTTCCCTTCATGACCTGCCGAGGCTCCCTCCCCAGCTACGTCTGTGGTCATCGGGCATGTCAGCTGCCGCAGGCTCGCCTCACCCGGCTTCGTCACCAGTCTTCGCTCGACGCGTCCTTATACTCAACATGGGGTTTCTCTGCTATAACATTGGCTCGCCGTGGCCTGGTCGATTTGTCCTCAGTGTCGCGCCAGCCGTGCAGATCTTTCCATCGCGTTCGAACCTCGCTATCGGCCCACCGCTCTCGTCGCCATGA